One genomic segment of Paenibacillus sp. FSL H8-0332 includes these proteins:
- a CDS encoding GGDEF domain-containing protein has translation MQSAERWHRRILYGYWIIVLCLLLAQFLYMLYSRSDEMQTIFSPGKGHVFIVCNLIIILAMAAAEVWLRRSPRYHKQAVVVCSFMVSYLMYFVLEPYVDGAQMTLMMPLMLALIYFDQRLLYSLGAFSIAFYAGVYFGLERPLLGKPLLEFVLVECVYVVFALTAQAVILRGRETREYLEQLTRSEQELMVERAISDKLLKIDALTGLYNHKTFHEYLDSLLEQCESNGLRLQLALIDIDNFKQVNDKYGHWVGDLVLKEVAAKMGSLIGLNDFAARYGGEEFAVIFTDKSFQEAYAAVEQMRLSIAAMCHPYAGNKPITVSIGLCHYKLGDGKELLFRKTDDSLYTAKRGGKNAVVTSAVTSGEGHKLTENPQIPI, from the coding sequence TTGCAAAGTGCAGAGAGATGGCACCGGAGAATACTGTACGGCTACTGGATCATCGTACTCTGTCTGCTGCTCGCCCAGTTCCTGTATATGCTGTACTCCCGTTCTGATGAGATGCAGACGATTTTTAGTCCCGGCAAAGGCCATGTGTTCATAGTCTGCAACCTGATTATTATCCTGGCTATGGCTGCTGCCGAGGTCTGGCTGCGCCGCTCGCCCCGTTATCATAAGCAGGCAGTTGTGGTCTGCAGCTTCATGGTTTCCTATCTGATGTATTTTGTGCTGGAGCCTTATGTAGACGGTGCCCAGATGACGCTGATGATGCCCCTTATGCTGGCCCTCATCTATTTCGACCAGCGGCTGCTGTACTCGCTTGGGGCATTCAGTATTGCATTCTACGCAGGGGTCTACTTTGGGCTTGAACGGCCGCTGCTTGGCAAGCCGCTGCTGGAGTTTGTGCTAGTGGAGTGTGTGTATGTCGTCTTCGCCCTGACGGCGCAGGCGGTGATCCTCCGTGGCCGCGAGACCCGCGAATATCTGGAGCAGCTCACCAGGTCGGAGCAGGAGCTGATGGTGGAGCGGGCGATTTCGGACAAGCTGCTGAAAATAGACGCGTTAACAGGCCTGTATAATCACAAGACGTTCCATGAATATCTGGATTCGCTGCTGGAGCAGTGTGAGAGCAACGGGCTGAGGCTGCAGCTTGCGTTAATTGACATCGACAATTTCAAGCAGGTCAATGACAAATACGGACACTGGGTGGGCGATCTTGTGCTCAAAGAGGTGGCGGCTAAGATGGGCAGCCTGATCGGGTTGAATGACTTCGCGGCAAGATATGGCGGGGAAGAATTCGCAGTGATTTTTACGGATAAAAGCTTTCAGGAAGCCTACGCTGCTGTCGAGCAAATGCGTCTCAGCATTGCCGCCATGTGCCATCCGTATGCCGGAAACAAGCCCATTACTGTCAGTATCGGACTGTGTCACTATAAGCTTGGAGACGGCAAGGAGCTGCTGTTCCGCAAGACGGATGATTCGCTGTATACGGCCAAGCGTGGCGGGAAAAATGCTGTGGTGACCTCTGCGGTCACTTCCGGTGAAGGACATAAACTTACAGAAAACCCCCAAATTCCGATATAA
- a CDS encoding cupredoxin domain-containing protein — MIRKSAILCSIIFALLLTACGSNNSNSDSANNAAAGSNLTAEEELVITATNYSFDQPEYHLKKGVPVKIIFENESGNHGILIPEMKLRLDAKNASQVVLPEEAGTFEMTCAIMCGSGHSGMTAKIIVE, encoded by the coding sequence ATGATCAGGAAGTCGGCCATTCTTTGTTCTATTATATTTGCGCTTCTGCTAACGGCCTGTGGAAGTAACAACAGTAATTCTGACAGCGCTAACAATGCAGCAGCCGGGAGCAATCTGACAGCGGAGGAAGAACTCGTGATTACGGCCACCAATTATAGCTTTGACCAGCCGGAATACCATTTGAAGAAGGGCGTCCCTGTCAAAATCATCTTCGAAAATGAGAGCGGCAATCACGGCATACTGATTCCGGAGATGAAGCTGCGGCTGGATGCCAAGAACGCCTCGCAGGTTGTCCTGCCCGAGGAAGCCGGAACCTTCGAGATGACCTGTGCCATCATGTGCGGCTCCGGCCACAGCGGAATGACCGCTAAGATTATTGTGGAGTAG
- a CDS encoding phage holin family protein, whose protein sequence is MRFLAHVVRFVVAAIVLMVVGWIVPQFTVGGFWSAFMLALVIALLGWVVEGIFGKKTTPFGRGIVGFLVSALVIWIAQFVVSGVSVSVLGALLAALVIGIIDLFLPVSTPFEAGK, encoded by the coding sequence TTGAGATTCTTAGCTCATGTAGTACGGTTCGTGGTCGCTGCAATCGTGCTGATGGTGGTCGGCTGGATTGTTCCGCAGTTCACGGTCGGGGGATTCTGGAGCGCATTCATGCTTGCTCTGGTGATCGCTCTGCTCGGCTGGGTCGTTGAAGGCATTTTCGGCAAAAAAACAACGCCCTTCGGACGCGGTATCGTCGGCTTCCTAGTCAGCGCCCTGGTCATCTGGATTGCGCAGTTTGTCGTCAGCGGTGTCAGTGTCTCGGTGCTTGGTGCCCTGCTTGCCGCACTGGTCATCGGGATCATCGACCTCTTCCTGCCGGTATCCACTCCGTTTGAAGCAGGTAAATAA
- a CDS encoding DUF350 domain-containing protein, producing MQDNIDLLLEHPLGALLGYFTVAILGLVVFLSFFEMVTKYNCWEEIRKGNVSVAMATGGKIFGICNILRFSIEAGASIYETMKWSVVGFLLLLLAYFLFEFFTPVFSIDEEIAADNRAVGLTAMLLSISLSYVIGAAIF from the coding sequence GTGCAGGATAATATTGATCTTTTGCTGGAACATCCGCTGGGGGCGCTGCTAGGCTACTTCACTGTCGCCATATTGGGGCTGGTCGTATTCCTGTCCTTCTTCGAAATGGTGACGAAATACAACTGCTGGGAAGAAATCCGCAAGGGGAATGTGTCCGTAGCTATGGCAACCGGAGGCAAAATCTTCGGAATCTGCAACATCTTACGCTTCAGCATTGAAGCGGGGGCATCGATCTATGAGACGATGAAGTGGTCGGTTGTAGGCTTTTTGCTGCTGCTGCTTGCTTACTTCCTGTTCGAGTTTTTTACTCCGGTCTTTTCAATTGATGAAGAGATTGCTGCGGATAACCGGGCCGTAGGACTGACAGCCATGCTGCTCTCCATATCCTTGTCCTATGTGATCGGCGCGGCCATATTCTGA
- a CDS encoding MFS transporter, with protein sequence MRGSERGQAALLLAVGGLYLLATVLAGTFLNVYLWKSRQNFAMIGWFTVAQQIAVGLSFWLGGKWVKEHNKMNALRLGIAVSGFFYLLVLWLQGETVHFIWPLGGVLGLSIGLYWLAFNIVFFEITDVSNRDFYNGWMGLLGSLTGIAGPWVSGWMISRWQGGQGYRMVFILSLCIYGVAAVLSFGLRKRPRGEAYLWLEPWHELTRRRSPWRPVAAALVFQGIREGVFSFLIGLLVYIAAQEESKLGQFALLTSAVSLISYYAAGRWFKPRARLGGMLAGSLLLIAFLLPLLWKVNFTTLLIMGIGTSLCLPLYMLPMLSTSFDLMGVSEESAAKRVELVVLRELSLMSGRLLGLLIFIAVLSQSQSLRTITLLMLVLGAAPLGSWVVVRGLLSSKCSQNEQY encoded by the coding sequence ATGAGAGGTTCAGAACGGGGACAGGCGGCGCTGCTGCTGGCTGTAGGCGGGCTATACCTGCTGGCTACAGTACTTGCAGGGACGTTCCTCAACGTATATCTGTGGAAAAGCCGGCAGAACTTCGCCATGATCGGCTGGTTCACCGTGGCCCAGCAGATTGCCGTGGGTCTCAGTTTTTGGCTCGGCGGCAAGTGGGTGAAAGAGCATAACAAAATGAATGCCCTACGGCTGGGAATTGCCGTATCGGGCTTTTTTTATTTGCTGGTGCTGTGGCTGCAAGGAGAAACGGTGCATTTTATTTGGCCGCTGGGCGGGGTCCTCGGACTATCCATCGGGCTGTATTGGCTGGCGTTCAATATTGTATTCTTCGAGATTACGGACGTGAGCAACCGCGATTTCTATAACGGGTGGATGGGTCTGCTGGGTTCTCTGACGGGAATAGCCGGACCCTGGGTGTCCGGCTGGATGATCTCCCGCTGGCAAGGCGGACAAGGCTACCGCATGGTATTCATACTGTCGCTCTGTATCTATGGGGTGGCTGCTGTGCTCAGCTTCGGCCTGCGCAAACGGCCGCGCGGCGAAGCCTATCTCTGGCTGGAGCCCTGGCATGAGCTTACCCGCAGGCGCAGTCCTTGGCGGCCAGTTGCGGCGGCGCTAGTGTTCCAGGGCATCCGGGAAGGCGTATTCTCCTTCCTGATCGGTCTGCTCGTCTACATTGCAGCACAGGAGGAGAGCAAGCTGGGACAGTTTGCTCTGCTGACCTCTGCTGTATCCCTGATCAGTTATTACGCGGCTGGCAGATGGTTCAAGCCCCGTGCCCGGCTCGGCGGTATGCTGGCAGGCAGTCTGCTGCTCATCGCCTTCCTTCTTCCGCTGCTGTGGAAGGTGAACTTTACGACCCTCCTAATCATGGGGATAGGGACCTCGCTCTGCCTGCCGCTCTACATGCTGCCGATGCTGTCCACCAGCTTCGACCTGATGGGAGTGTCCGAGGAGAGCGCCGCCAAACGCGTGGAGCTGGTAGTACTCAGGGAGCTTAGCCTGATGAGCGGCCGCCTCCTCGGCCTGCTGATCTTCATCGCGGTGTTGTCACAGAGTCAGTCTCTGCGCACCATCACGCTGCTCATGCTGGTGCTGGGCGCAGCACCGCTGGGAAGTTGGGTGGTGGTGCGGGGGTTGCTTAGTTCAAAATGTTCACAAAATGAACAATATTAA
- a CDS encoding endonuclease MutS2, whose translation MDDKILHTLEYRKILNKLMQYTQTPMGRLTAELLKPSGDFEGVKKLLQATDEAVNVDRLKGIPSFGGVTDIRPALKRASIGGMLGTAELLAVGNTIGGARRVKRFIHAMHDDESIPTLFAQSDLLSEQKHVEDAIRMCIDENADVMDSASTELATLRRELRGGETRIREKLDSMIRSSSVSKMLQDQLVTIRGDRFVIPVKAEYRAHFGGIVHDQSGSGATLFIEPESIVAMNNKLRETRLREEREIEIILHRLTALVGDIAEEMAYDIDILGELDFIFAKARLARDLKATQPRMNDRGYLRLRKGRHPLIPAEQVVPLDVELGNDYSSIIVTGPNTGGKTVTLKTIGLLSLMAMSGLFIPAEEGSQLCVFDAIYADIGDEQSIEQSLSTFSSHMTNIISILKRMTPKSLILLDEVGAGTDPAEGSALAIAILENIHRTESRMVATTHYSELKAYAYERAGVINASMEFDVQSLSPTYRLLVGVPGRSNAFAIAERLGMPSAILEHARGEVKEEDMRVEHMIASLEENRLTAENERIRAEEIRREAEEFRKRQQLELEKLEGQRDKRLEKAEKDATELLAKARKEVEEIITGLRRLALEEGASVKEHKLIEARRRLDEAEPAPRKKAVPRSTVKAPRKIQPGDEVKVANVNQKGLVVELSGTKEAVVQFGIMKMKVNLSDLEFLASAPDAPPPALRRATTVKRTRDENIRNELDLRGANLEEAIMETDRFIDEAFLGNLGQISIIHGKGTGVLRTGIQEYLRKHKHVKSYRLGNYNEGGAGVTVAELE comes from the coding sequence TTGGACGACAAAATTTTGCATACGCTTGAATATCGCAAGATTTTAAATAAATTGATGCAGTATACGCAGACGCCGATGGGACGGCTGACCGCCGAGCTCCTGAAGCCTTCCGGTGATTTCGAAGGGGTGAAGAAGCTCCTTCAGGCTACGGATGAGGCGGTAAATGTGGACCGGTTGAAGGGAATTCCTTCATTCGGAGGCGTGACCGATATCCGGCCCGCGCTGAAGCGTGCATCAATTGGCGGGATGCTGGGCACGGCAGAGCTGCTTGCGGTAGGTAACACGATTGGCGGGGCCCGCCGGGTGAAGCGGTTCATCCATGCCATGCATGACGATGAGAGCATTCCTACCCTCTTCGCACAGAGCGATCTGCTGTCGGAGCAAAAGCATGTCGAGGATGCCATCCGCATGTGTATTGACGAGAACGCCGATGTAATGGATTCGGCGAGCACGGAGCTTGCCACCCTCCGCCGCGAGCTGCGCGGGGGAGAGACGCGCATCCGTGAGAAGCTGGATTCGATGATCCGCTCGTCTTCGGTCTCGAAGATGCTGCAGGATCAGCTTGTGACGATCCGTGGTGACCGGTTCGTCATTCCGGTCAAGGCAGAGTACCGCGCCCACTTCGGCGGTATTGTGCACGACCAGTCGGGCTCAGGGGCAACGCTGTTCATCGAGCCGGAATCCATTGTGGCGATGAACAACAAGCTGCGGGAGACACGGCTGCGCGAAGAACGTGAGATCGAGATCATTCTGCACCGGCTGACTGCGCTGGTCGGCGATATTGCCGAGGAGATGGCTTATGATATCGATATTCTCGGCGAGCTGGACTTCATCTTCGCCAAGGCGCGTCTTGCACGCGACCTGAAGGCTACCCAGCCGCGGATGAATGACCGCGGATACCTGCGCCTGCGCAAGGGCCGCCATCCGCTAATTCCGGCCGAGCAGGTTGTGCCGCTGGATGTGGAGCTGGGGAATGATTACAGCTCTATCATCGTGACCGGACCGAATACGGGCGGGAAGACGGTGACCTTGAAGACGATTGGACTGCTCAGCCTGATGGCCATGTCGGGCCTCTTCATTCCGGCCGAGGAAGGCAGTCAGCTGTGTGTCTTCGATGCGATCTACGCCGACATCGGCGATGAGCAGAGCATTGAGCAGAGCCTGAGTACCTTCTCCAGCCATATGACGAATATTATATCCATTCTGAAGCGGATGACACCGAAGAGTCTGATTCTGCTCGATGAGGTCGGTGCAGGAACAGATCCGGCCGAAGGCTCCGCGCTGGCGATAGCAATTCTGGAGAATATTCACCGGACGGAATCCCGGATGGTTGCCACTACACATTACAGTGAACTGAAGGCATACGCTTATGAACGGGCAGGCGTTATTAACGCCAGCATGGAATTCGATGTGCAGAGCCTGAGCCCTACTTACCGGCTGCTGGTCGGTGTACCCGGACGAAGCAATGCGTTTGCCATTGCTGAACGCCTAGGGATGCCAAGTGCGATCCTTGAGCATGCGCGCGGCGAAGTGAAGGAAGAAGATATGCGCGTTGAGCATATGATTGCTTCCCTTGAGGAGAACCGCCTCACTGCAGAGAACGAACGCATACGGGCAGAAGAGATTCGCCGTGAAGCGGAGGAATTCCGCAAGCGGCAGCAGCTGGAGCTGGAGAAGCTGGAAGGCCAGCGCGACAAACGTCTCGAGAAAGCAGAGAAGGATGCCACCGAACTTCTGGCCAAGGCTCGTAAGGAAGTCGAGGAAATTATCACTGGCCTCCGCCGTCTGGCGCTGGAGGAAGGCGCATCCGTCAAGGAGCATAAGCTGATCGAAGCGCGCCGCCGGCTGGATGAAGCAGAGCCTGCACCGCGCAAGAAGGCTGTGCCGCGCAGCACGGTCAAGGCGCCGCGTAAGATTCAGCCAGGGGATGAAGTCAAGGTAGCGAATGTGAATCAGAAGGGCCTTGTGGTTGAGCTGAGCGGTACCAAGGAAGCTGTTGTACAGTTCGGTATCATGAAGATGAAGGTCAATCTGAGTGATCTGGAGTTCCTGGCTTCCGCACCGGATGCTCCTCCGCCGGCTCTGCGCAGGGCCACAACGGTCAAGCGCACACGTGATGAGAATATCCGTAATGAGCTTGATTTGCGCGGTGCGAATCTGGAGGAGGCTATTATGGAGACAGACCGCTTCATCGACGAAGCTTTTCTCGGCAATCTGGGGCAGATCTCCATTATCCACGGCAAGGGGACGGGGGTCCTGCGGACAGGAATTCAGGAATACCTTCGCAAGCACAAGCATGTCAAGAGCTATCGGCTCGGGAACTACAATGAAGGCGGCGCGGGTGTGACAGTGGCTGAACTGGAGTAG